One window of the Helicobacter sp. 12S02232-10 genome contains the following:
- a CDS encoding TolC family protein: MGAFAHEISLSTFVKAVERNSIELIGKKAEYESLLENQRSLIAWDYPYVETDVSMVKNNQGNMAPQTTALLMLIPKLPWVSTMLYQSLHIKTIQYKKSYELSKNLVFIAAKRLYLNYVITKEKYDIYTQRENNYLSQLKIAKDKVDAGSMSKKDYINFRNSYLESKLAKTNVESMLINLEKTLDTLLAIVEPNPDNANFSVFLDDAHSVKVSGLGFEYVKIEDSGLKQILDHSLYVDIIDLSAKDYQTNAKLANRDRFNTLEVGAGVENANSSTNVSLKFQIPLPLTPKNTHLKRKYMALESGALAQSEVIKRNIRIQTNSYMSQLKNKEKYIEIQKENIQNKKHLMEMGKIAYESQKIGLFEYLIYQNSYMDALIALAEAKLDYVNTTALLEETLGKSLTDIGENK; encoded by the coding sequence ATGGGTGCTTTTGCCCACGAGATCAGTTTAAGCACTTTTGTCAAAGCTGTGGAGAGAAACTCAATTGAACTCATAGGGAAAAAGGCCGAATATGAAAGTCTTCTTGAAAATCAAAGATCTTTAATTGCTTGGGATTATCCCTATGTTGAAACAGATGTTTCGATGGTAAAAAACAATCAAGGCAATATGGCACCCCAAACTACAGCACTTTTAATGCTAATACCCAAGCTTCCTTGGGTCAGCACGATGCTTTATCAAAGTCTGCATATCAAGACAATCCAATACAAAAAGAGTTATGAACTGAGTAAAAATCTAGTTTTTATCGCCGCAAAACGCCTTTATTTGAACTATGTTATCACGAAAGAAAAGTACGATATCTATACCCAAAGGGAAAATAACTATCTCTCCCAACTCAAAATTGCAAAGGACAAAGTCGATGCAGGCAGTATGTCCAAAAAAGACTATATCAATTTTAGAAACTCCTATTTGGAATCAAAATTAGCTAAAACCAATGTCGAATCAATGTTAATCAATTTAGAAAAAACCCTTGATACCCTTTTGGCGATCGTAGAACCAAACCCCGACAATGCCAATTTCAGTGTTTTTTTAGATGATGCCCATAGTGTCAAGGTATCAGGTTTGGGGTTTGAATATGTCAAGATAGAAGATTCAGGTTTGAAACAAATCCTTGATCATTCCTTATATGTCGATATCATTGATTTAAGTGCAAAAGATTATCAAACCAATGCCAAACTTGCCAATAGAGACAGATTTAATACTTTAGAAGTAGGAGCAGGAGTAGAAAATGCCAACTCCTCAACCAATGTTTCCCTAAAGTTTCAAATTCCCTTGCCCCTAACCCCTAAAAATACGCACTTGAAAAGAAAATATATGGCACTTGAAAGCGGAGCGCTTGCACAAAGTGAAGTGATCAAAAGAAATATCAGAATACAAACAAATTCTTATATGAGCCAACTCAAAAATAAAGAAAAATACATAGAGATTCAAAAAGAAAATATCCAAAATAAAAAGCATTTGATGGAAATGGGAAAAATCGCCTATGAATCCCAAAAAATCGGTTTATTTGAGTATTTGATTTATCAAAATTCCTATATGGATGCCTTGATTGCTTTAGCAGAAGCAAAGCTTGATTATGTCAATACGACTGCATTATTAGAAGAAACTTTGGGTAAAAGCTTGACAGATATAGGAGAAAATAAATGA
- a CDS encoding sodium:proton antiporter — protein sequence MKRWLFLVVLVPFLWGYDAIKISKEQLSDLGIKVITIDGNISGKGLPFNAYIDFDNKSSSTQSSSFDAIVTALYRREGENVKEGEVICEISSIDLNNLYFELQNTQNRLKVAKDVTQKDRDLYKAGVISKREYQVSYLASQEMELKVRQIESTFKIFGIDPKNPKGKYGFRVVARDSGILSVAPKNTGDKIPAFTTYIRISKNDDLLARIKLPISVSGFIKKGSAVFDENGKKIGVIQSISVVLDKASNTILATALIDQGNYRVGEMLDVYIEGIKPEGSIVIPSNALIKNGSDYLVFIRTKDGFMPTPVHIIEERNNLFVIDDKSVKIGDKVAAGALIALKGIINNIGDE from the coding sequence ATGAAACGATGGTTGTTTTTAGTTGTTCTTGTCCCATTTTTATGGGGATATGATGCAATAAAAATATCAAAAGAGCAACTCAGTGATCTTGGAATTAAAGTCATCACCATTGATGGAAACATCTCAGGCAAAGGCTTACCTTTCAATGCCTATATTGATTTTGACAATAAAAGCTCATCAACCCAAAGCTCAAGCTTTGATGCGATTGTTACTGCTCTTTATAGACGCGAGGGCGAAAATGTCAAAGAGGGCGAAGTGATTTGTGAAATCAGTTCGATTGATTTGAATAATTTGTATTTTGAACTTCAAAACACTCAAAACAGGCTAAAAGTTGCCAAAGATGTGACCCAAAAAGACAGAGATCTTTATAAAGCAGGCGTGATCTCAAAGCGAGAATATCAGGTAAGCTATTTAGCAAGCCAAGAAATGGAGCTTAAAGTCAGGCAGATTGAATCCACTTTTAAGATTTTTGGTATCGACCCAAAAAACCCCAAAGGCAAATATGGGTTTCGCGTAGTTGCCCGAGATAGTGGTATTTTATCGGTTGCCCCTAAGAACACAGGAGATAAAATCCCAGCCTTTACCACCTATATCAGAATATCAAAAAATGATGACTTGCTTGCTAGAATCAAGCTTCCCATCAGCGTTTCAGGATTCATCAAAAAAGGTTCGGCAGTATTTGATGAAAATGGCAAGAAAATCGGCGTGATCCAATCCATATCCGTTGTACTTGATAAAGCCTCTAATACCATTCTTGCCACAGCATTGATCGATCAAGGGAATTATCGTGTCGGTGAAATGCTTGATGTTTATATTGAGGGGATAAAGCCTGAAGGCTCTATCGTGATTCCCTCAAACGCACTCATCAAAAACGGCTCAGATTACCTTGTATTTATCCGCACAAAAGATGGTTTTATGCCCACGCCCGTTCATATTATTGAAGAGAGAAATAATTTATTTGTCATTGATGATAAGTCTGTCAAAATAGGCGATAAAGTAGCCGCAGGTGCTTTGATTGCACTCAAAGGCATCATCAACAATATAGGCGATGAGTGA
- a CDS encoding Opr family porin, translated as MSFCRKAILLSQVVFFFASAQTQSEFGTFDAQIGFFSSGGFGRYDQSDLRGGYTNLFGTFEIKSKEFFGFEFGVGVSATGLLHKVKNKDIYSDIVNDIVGIGFRINNDEAKDFRYTSTGFLFHTLYARYKNDWGSLNMGRFPLSLEWIGDYVEGVSAVIDRFEDWTIQAGWFDAQAYANAQENISFGYINYWYNHYEGYQIKNNYFLDVKYHHHLLDLNLYYNYFDTLLYMVGIRTDWNLAYGEWEFKTRLHYVFVNASKQSTQYCNNPSLNELAGLACYVPESMGSVAGYLWQVEQAFKYKGLHFALGYLQNDKRNATNNLPIYADDNPLEYNTVVYGEGAKTGYATIRYDYKGRYFLGLKYGISYYGNVEDKSSQGQFNALCGIVLKQMDISLGYINIDDANGYKNNIAKVWLGFKF; from the coding sequence ATGAGTTTTTGCCGCAAAGCTATCTTGCTTTCTCAAGTTGTTTTCTTTTTTGCAAGTGCGCAAACTCAAAGCGAATTTGGGACTTTTGATGCACAGATTGGATTTTTCAGTTCAGGAGGTTTTGGCAGGTATGATCAAAGTGATCTTAGAGGCGGTTATACCAATCTTTTTGGAACATTTGAAATCAAAAGCAAGGAATTTTTCGGATTTGAATTTGGGGTGGGCGTGAGTGCGACAGGGCTTTTACATAAAGTCAAAAATAAAGATATTTATTCAGATATTGTAAATGATATCGTTGGTATCGGCTTTAGGATTAATAACGATGAAGCGAAGGATTTCAGATATACCAGCACGGGATTTTTGTTTCACACGCTTTATGCGCGCTACAAAAACGATTGGGGGAGTTTGAATATGGGAAGATTTCCCCTTAGTCTTGAATGGATCGGAGATTATGTGGAGGGCGTGAGTGCAGTGATTGACAGATTTGAAGATTGGACAATCCAAGCAGGGTGGTTTGATGCCCAAGCCTATGCAAATGCCCAAGAAAATATCAGCTTTGGCTATATCAATTATTGGTATAATCATTACGAGGGTTATCAAATTAAAAATAACTATTTCTTAGATGTTAAGTATCACCATCACTTACTTGATTTAAATCTGTATTATAATTATTTTGATACTCTTTTGTATATGGTGGGTATAAGAACTGATTGGAATTTAGCTTATGGAGAATGGGAGTTTAAAACGCGTTTGCATTACGTTTTTGTCAATGCTTCCAAACAATCAACCCAATATTGTAACAATCCATCTTTAAATGAATTGGCAGGATTGGCGTGTTATGTTCCTGAAAGTATGGGAAGTGTAGCGGGTTATTTATGGCAGGTTGAGCAGGCTTTCAAGTATAAAGGTCTTCATTTTGCGCTAGGCTATTTGCAAAATGACAAGAGAAATGCTACAAATAATCTTCCCATTTATGCCGATGATAATCCCCTAGAATACAATACTGTCGTTTATGGCGAAGGGGCAAAAACAGGCTATGCAACCATCAGATATGATTATAAAGGCAGGTATTTTTTAGGGTTGAAATATGGAATAAGCTATTATGGAAATGTAGAAGATAAGTCCTCTCAAGGTCAGTTCAATGCACTTTGTGGTATTGTACTCAAACAGATGGATATTTCTTTGGGTTATATCAATATTGATGATGCCAATGGGTATAAAAACAATATTGCTAAAGTATGGTTGGGATTTAAATTCTAA